The nucleotide sequence CGGACGGACACGATCTTATAAAAGCCCTCGACTTCCGCCCGGCGGTCCGTTAGACTTTGGGGCTTGTCGCATTTTCCTAATCCTAGCCCCTAACCCTAACCCCTCGCCATGTACGCGATCATTTCCGACGGCGGACGACAATATAAGGTCGAAGAAGGCCAAACGCTTCATCTCGATTATCGCAGCCTGTCGGCCGGCGCCGAGGTAAAGTTCGACAAGGTGCTGGCTTATAGCGACGGGTCGAAAACGACGCTAGGCAGCCCGCTCGTGGGCGGGGCAACCGTCACCGGCGAAGTCGTCGGGCTGGCCCAGGGGCCGAAACTGGTCGTGCAACGCTTCCGTCGCCGCAAGAATTCCCGCCGCCACAACGGCCATCGCCAATTGCATACGACCGTGAAAATCTCAAAGATTTCAGTCGGCTAATCCCTGCCTTCGACCGCGGCCTGAAAGGCCGCTTCTGTCAGCCCGAGCCTTCGGGCGTTCAACCGCGGCGGGCGTCGATGTTTAGCGAGCGCATTTGCCCGACGTACCATGCGCGCCACGCCTTTTGGTCGAATTGGAAATTCACGTGGGTGAGATTCATCAGTGCGCCGAGCACCTGCTGATTGTCGAGCGTTTCGACGGTTTCTTTCGTCTGGCCGCCCACCGACATGCCGCCGGAGCGGTTGTTGCCGGGGCCGCTGGCAAACGTGGTCGACACTTGGCCGGGCGTTCCCTGCTGCTCGATGTGGTGGTGGGTCGTTCGCAACACATCGATCAGCGGACTGATCGCCGATTTATCGCCCAGCGCCCCCAAGCAGAGCGCTGCCTGGTTGATGCGGGCATTGTCGGTGCTTCTGAGAGCGGCGATATAGAATGGCACGACTTCCGGATGATTCGCCGCCACGAGCCGATCGAGGGCCGTTAGGCGAACTTCTTCGTCCGGATCGTCCATCGTCCGCGATACGACCACGTTCATGGCCGAGCCGTTGCCGATGTGCAGCAATTCTTCGATCAACAAGATTTTCACATTTCGAGTGCGTTCGTTGACGACCATTTGCGTCAAACCGGGAACGGCGGCCGGGTCGTCGATCT is from Pirellulales bacterium and encodes:
- a CDS encoding HEAT repeat domain-containing protein, translating into MIAFFPTTVRAEIFVLTNDGQVQGEEIKVPGTPASQTVIRTISGGQITLDKSQIKQIIPQPPAEAEYERIAPTYADTVEDQWRLAEWCRIHSLPKQRQAHLERIIALDPNHKPARAALDFAQIDGRWVHPDDLKRQQGFVKYKGAWRLPQEVELLEANRKEVQAESDCTAKLNRWRRTLDKHPERYDQLHDELMKIDDPAAVPGLTQMVVNERTRNVKILLIEELLHIGNGSAMNVVVSRTMDDPDEEVRLTALDRLVAANHPEVVPFYIAALRSTDNARINQAALCLGALGDKSAISPLIDVLRTTHHHIEQQGTPGQVSTTFASGPGNNRSGGMSVGGQTKETVETLDNQQVLGALMNLTHVNFQFDQKAWRAWYVGQMRSLNIDARRG
- the rplU gene encoding 50S ribosomal protein L21 codes for the protein MYAIISDGGRQYKVEEGQTLHLDYRSLSAGAEVKFDKVLAYSDGSKTTLGSPLVGGATVTGEVVGLAQGPKLVVQRFRRRKNSRRHNGHRQLHTTVKISKISVG